The proteins below are encoded in one region of Rhinolophus sinicus isolate RSC01 linkage group LG07, ASM3656204v1, whole genome shotgun sequence:
- the MOB3A gene encoding MOB kinase activator 3A, protein MSNPFLKQVFSKDKTFRPKRKFEPGTQRFELHKRAQASLNAGLDLKLAVQLPAGEELNDWVAVHVVDFFNRVNLIYGTISDGCTEQSCPVMSGGPKYEYRWQDEHKFRRPTALSAPRYMDLLMDWIEVQINNEDVFPTSVGTPFPKNFLQVVRKILSRLFRVFVHVYIHHFDRIAQMGSEAHVNTCYKHFYYFVKEFSLIDTKELEPLKEMTARMCH, encoded by the exons ATGTCCAaccccttcctgaagcaggtctTCAGCAAGGACAAGACCTTCCGCCCCAAGCGCAAGTTCGAGCCGGGCACGCAGCGGTTCGAGCTGCACAAGAGGGCACAGGCGTCGCTGAACGCGGGGCTGGACCTGAAGCTGGCCGTGCAGCTGCCGGCCGGCGAGGAGCTCAACGACTGGGTGGCCGTGCACGTGGTGGACTTCTTCAACCGCGTCAACCTCATCTACGGCACCATCAGCGACGGCTGCACCGAGCAGTCGTGCCCCGTCATGTCGGGCGGCCCCAAGTACGAGTACCGCTGGCAGGACGAGCACAAGTTCCGCAGGCCCACAGCGCTGTCCGCCCCGCGGTACATGGACCTGCTGATGGACTGGATCGAGGTGCAGATCAACAACGAGGACGTGTTCCCTACCAGCGTCG GCACGCCGTTCCCCAAGAACTTCCTGCAGGTGGTGAGGAAGATCCTGTCACGCCTATTCCGTGTGTTCGTGCACGTGTACATCCACCACTTCGACCGCATCGCACAGATGGGCTCCGAGGCGCACGTCAACACCTGCTACAAGCACTTCTACTACTTCGTCAAGGAGTTCAGCCTCATCGACACCAAGGAGCTGGAGCCGCTG AAAGAAATGACTGCACGGATGTGCCACTGA